Proteins found in one Pseudomonas mosselii genomic segment:
- a CDS encoding NAD(P)/FAD-dependent oxidoreductase has translation MANTPYPQSYYAASANPVPPRPALQGEVETDVCIIGAGYTGLSSALFLLENGFKVSIVEAAKVGFGASGRNGGQIVNSYSRDIDVIERTVGPKQAQLLGQMAFEGGRIIRERVAKYNIQCDLKDGGVFAALTSKQMGHLESQKRLWERFGHTQLELMDQKRIREVVACDNYVGGMLDMSGGHIHPLNLALGEAAAVESLGGIIYEQTPAVRIERGANPVVHTPQGKVRAKFIIVAGNAYLGNLVPELAAKSMPCGTQVITTEPLGDELARTLLPQDYCVEDCNYLLDYYRLTSDKRLIFGGGVVYGARDPANIEAIIRPKMLKAFPQLKNVKIDYAWTGNFLLTLSRLPQVGRIGDNIYYSQGCSGHGVTYTHLAGKVLAEALRGQAERFDAFAGLPHYPFPGGQMLRVPFSAIGAWYYSLRDRLGF, from the coding sequence ATGGCCAACACCCCCTACCCCCAGTCCTACTACGCCGCCTCGGCCAACCCGGTGCCGCCACGTCCGGCGCTGCAGGGTGAGGTGGAAACCGATGTGTGCATCATCGGTGCCGGCTACACCGGCCTGTCCAGCGCCCTGTTCCTGCTGGAGAACGGCTTCAAGGTGAGTATCGTCGAGGCCGCCAAGGTCGGCTTCGGCGCTTCGGGCCGCAACGGCGGCCAGATCGTCAACAGCTACAGCCGCGACATTGACGTCATCGAACGTACCGTCGGCCCCAAGCAGGCACAACTGCTGGGCCAGATGGCCTTCGAGGGCGGGCGCATCATCCGTGAACGCGTGGCCAAGTACAACATCCAGTGCGACCTGAAGGACGGCGGCGTATTCGCCGCGCTGACCAGCAAGCAGATGGGCCACCTGGAATCGCAGAAGCGCCTGTGGGAACGCTTCGGCCACACCCAGTTGGAGCTGATGGACCAGAAGCGCATCCGTGAAGTGGTGGCCTGCGACAACTATGTGGGCGGCATGCTCGACATGAGCGGCGGCCATATCCATCCGCTGAACCTGGCCCTGGGCGAAGCTGCCGCGGTCGAGTCCCTGGGCGGCATCATCTACGAGCAGACCCCGGCCGTGCGCATCGAGCGTGGCGCCAACCCCGTCGTGCACACCCCGCAGGGCAAGGTCCGCGCCAAGTTCATCATCGTCGCCGGCAACGCCTACCTGGGCAACCTGGTGCCGGAACTGGCGGCCAAGTCGATGCCGTGCGGCACCCAGGTCATCACCACCGAGCCGCTGGGCGACGAACTGGCGCGCACCCTGCTGCCGCAGGACTACTGCGTCGAGGACTGCAACTACCTGCTCGACTACTACCGTTTGACCAGCGACAAGCGCCTGATCTTCGGTGGCGGCGTGGTGTACGGCGCGCGCGACCCGGCGAACATCGAGGCGATCATCCGTCCGAAGATGCTCAAGGCCTTCCCGCAGCTCAAAAACGTCAAGATCGACTACGCCTGGACCGGCAACTTCCTGCTGACCCTGTCGCGCCTGCCGCAGGTCGGCCGTATCGGCGACAACATCTACTACTCCCAGGGCTGCTCGGGCCACGGCGTGACCTACACCCACCTGGCGGGCAAGGTGCTGGCCGAGGCCCTGCGCGGCCAGGCCGAGCGCTTCGACGCCTTCGCCGGCCTGCCGCACTACCCGTTCCCGGGTGGCCAGATGCTGCGTGTGCCGTTCAGCGCCATCGGCGCCTGGTACTACAGCCTGCGCGACCGCCTGGGCTTCTGA
- the preA gene encoding NAD-dependent dihydropyrimidine dehydrogenase subunit PreA, with product MADLSIEFAGIKAPNPFWLASAPPTDKAYNVVRAFEAGWGGVVWKTLGEDPAAVNVSSRYSAHFGPNRQVQGINNIELITDRSLEINLREITQVKKDWPDRALIVSLMVPCVEESWKFILPLVEATGADGIELNFGCPHGMPERGMGAAVGQVPEYVEMVTRWCKTHCALPVIVKLTPNITDIRQSARAAHRGGADAVSLINTINSITSVDLDRMVAHPIVGDQSTHGGYCGSAVKPIALNMVAEIARDPETHGLPICGIGGIGTWRDAAEFIALGSGAVQVCTAAMLHGFRIVDDMKDGLARWMDQHGHRSLEAFRGQAVGHTTDWKYLDINYKSVARIDQDACIGCGRCHIACEDTSHQAIASTPKADGTHAYSVIEAECVGCNLCQITCPVEGCIDMQAQETGKPYMNWTQDPRNPYREAG from the coding sequence ATGGCCGACCTGTCCATCGAATTTGCCGGCATCAAGGCGCCCAATCCGTTCTGGCTGGCCTCCGCGCCACCCACCGACAAGGCCTACAACGTGGTCCGCGCCTTCGAGGCCGGGTGGGGCGGGGTGGTCTGGAAGACCCTGGGCGAGGACCCGGCGGCGGTCAATGTGTCGTCGCGCTACTCGGCGCACTTCGGCCCCAACCGGCAGGTGCAGGGCATCAACAACATCGAGCTGATCACCGACCGCTCGCTGGAGATCAACCTGCGCGAGATCACCCAGGTGAAGAAGGACTGGCCCGACCGCGCGCTGATCGTGTCGCTGATGGTGCCGTGCGTGGAAGAGTCCTGGAAGTTCATCCTGCCCTTGGTGGAAGCCACCGGTGCCGATGGCATCGAGCTCAACTTCGGCTGCCCCCACGGCATGCCCGAGCGCGGCATGGGCGCGGCCGTCGGCCAGGTGCCGGAGTACGTGGAAATGGTCACCCGCTGGTGCAAGACCCACTGCGCGCTGCCGGTAATCGTCAAGCTCACCCCCAACATCACTGATATTCGTCAGTCGGCACGCGCCGCGCACCGGGGCGGGGCGGACGCGGTGTCGCTGATCAACACGATCAACTCGATCACCAGCGTCGACCTCGACCGCATGGTCGCCCACCCCATCGTCGGCGACCAGAGCACCCATGGCGGCTATTGCGGTTCGGCGGTCAAGCCGATCGCCCTGAACATGGTCGCCGAAATTGCCCGCGACCCCGAGACCCACGGCCTGCCGATCTGCGGTATCGGCGGTATCGGCACCTGGCGCGATGCCGCCGAGTTCATCGCCCTGGGCAGTGGCGCGGTGCAGGTGTGCACGGCGGCGATGCTGCACGGTTTTCGCATCGTCGACGACATGAAGGACGGCCTGGCGCGCTGGATGGACCAGCACGGCCACCGCAGCCTCGAGGCGTTTCGCGGCCAGGCCGTGGGGCACACCACCGACTGGAAGTACCTGGACATCAACTACAAGTCGGTGGCTCGTATCGACCAGGACGCCTGCATCGGCTGTGGGCGCTGCCACATCGCCTGCGAGGACACCTCGCACCAGGCCATCGCCAGCACCCCGAAGGCCGACGGCACCCACGCCTACAGCGTGATCGAGGCCGAGTGCGTCGGCTGCAACCTGTGCCAGATCACATGCCCGGTGGAGGGCTGCATCGACATGCAGGCGCAGGAGACCGGCAAGCCGTACATGAACTGGACCCAGGATCCGCGCAATCCCTACCGTGAAGCGGGTTGA
- a CDS encoding NAD(P)-dependent oxidoreductase, with the protein MIDALNHLPRPRAGADQLAEAFSDLAPPLTARQAAVESARCLYCYDAPCVNACPSEIDIPSFIHRISDENLQGAAERILSANILGGSCARVCPTEILCQQACVRNNAQECAPVLIGQLQRYALDHAGFTEHPFQRSPASGKRIAVVGAGPAGLSCAHRLAMHGHDVVIFEAREKAGGLNEYGIARYKLVDDYAQREVEFLLGIGGIEIRHGQRLGANLSLGELHAQHDAVFLGLGLDAARQLGLADEDAPGLLAATTYIRELRQADDLTQLPLADRCLVLGAGNTAIDMAVQMSCLGARDVNLVYRRGVSDMGATAHEQEIAKHNQVRLHTWARPEAVLLDDAGRVRGMRFARTQLIDGRLGDTGETFELAADAIFKAIGQRFDDASLADPLAAQLARDGERIQVDAHMQTSIPGIYAGGDCTALGQDLTVQAVQHGKLAAEAIHAQLMLNVEAA; encoded by the coding sequence GTGATCGACGCCCTGAACCACTTGCCGCGCCCCCGGGCCGGCGCCGACCAGCTGGCCGAGGCCTTCAGCGACCTCGCGCCCCCACTCACCGCCCGCCAGGCCGCCGTCGAGAGCGCGCGCTGCCTGTACTGCTACGACGCGCCCTGCGTCAATGCGTGCCCCAGCGAGATCGACATCCCCTCGTTCATCCACCGCATCAGCGACGAGAACCTGCAGGGCGCCGCCGAACGCATTCTTTCGGCCAACATCCTCGGCGGCAGCTGCGCCCGGGTGTGCCCCACCGAGATCCTCTGCCAGCAGGCCTGCGTGCGCAACAACGCCCAGGAATGCGCGCCGGTGCTGATCGGCCAGCTGCAGCGCTACGCCCTGGACCACGCCGGCTTCACCGAACATCCGTTCCAGCGCTCGCCGGCCAGCGGCAAGCGCATCGCCGTGGTCGGCGCCGGCCCCGCCGGGCTGTCCTGCGCGCACCGCCTGGCCATGCACGGCCACGACGTGGTGATCTTCGAGGCGCGGGAGAAAGCCGGTGGCCTCAATGAGTACGGCATCGCCCGCTACAAGCTGGTGGACGACTACGCCCAGCGCGAGGTGGAGTTCCTGCTGGGCATCGGCGGTATCGAGATCCGCCATGGCCAGCGCCTGGGCGCCAACCTGTCGCTGGGAGAGCTGCATGCCCAGCACGACGCGGTGTTCCTCGGCCTGGGCCTGGATGCCGCGCGCCAGCTGGGCCTGGCGGACGAGGACGCCCCGGGCCTGCTCGCCGCCACCACGTACATCCGCGAGCTGCGCCAGGCCGACGACCTCACCCAGCTGCCGCTGGCCGACCGCTGCCTGGTGCTAGGCGCCGGCAACACCGCCATCGACATGGCCGTGCAGATGAGTTGCCTGGGGGCCCGCGACGTCAACCTGGTTTACCGCCGTGGCGTGTCCGACATGGGCGCCACCGCTCATGAACAGGAGATCGCCAAGCACAACCAGGTGCGTCTGCACACCTGGGCCAGGCCCGAGGCCGTGCTGCTGGATGATGCCGGGCGCGTGCGCGGCATGCGCTTCGCGCGCACCCAACTGATCGACGGACGCCTGGGCGATACCGGCGAAACCTTCGAGCTGGCCGCCGACGCGATCTTCAAGGCCATCGGCCAACGCTTCGATGACGCAAGCCTGGCCGACCCGCTGGCGGCGCAACTGGCCCGCGACGGTGAGCGCATCCAGGTGGACGCGCACATGCAGACCTCCATCCCCGGTATCTATGCCGGCGGCGACTGCACCGCGCTGGGCCAGGACCTCACCGTCCAGGCCGTGCAACATGGCAAGCTGGCCGCCGAAGCCATCCATGCCCAACTCATGCTCAACGTGGAGGCTGCGTAA
- the hydA gene encoding dihydropyrimidinase, which translates to MSLLIRGATVVTHEESYRADVLCVDGLIRAIGSHLETPTDCEVLDGSGQYLMPGGIDPHTHMQLPFMGTVASEDFFSGTAAGLAGGTTSIIDFVIPNPQQSLLEAFHTWRGWAQKSASDYGFHVAITWWSEQVAEEMGELVAKHGVNSFKHFMAYKNAIMAADDTLVASFERCLQLGAVPTVHAENGELVYHLQKKLLAQGLTGPEAHPLSRPSQVEGEAASRAIRIAETLGTPLYLVHVSSREALDEITYARAKGQPVYGEVLPGHLLLDDSVYRDPDWATAAGYVMSPPFRPREHQEALWRGLQSGNLHTTATDHCCFCAEQKAMGRDDFSRIPNGTAGIEDRMAVLWDAGVNSGRLSIHEFVALTSTNTAKIFNLFPRKGAIRVGADADLVLWDPQGTRTISAQTHHQRVDFNIFEGRTVRGIPSHTISQGKVLWADGDLRAEPGAGRYVERPAYPSVYEVLERRAEHQRPTPVQR; encoded by the coding sequence ATGTCCCTGTTGATCCGTGGCGCCACCGTGGTTACCCATGAAGAGAGCTACCGTGCAGATGTCCTGTGTGTCGATGGTCTGATCCGCGCCATCGGCAGCCACCTCGAAACCCCCACCGATTGCGAAGTCCTCGACGGCTCAGGCCAGTACCTGATGCCCGGCGGCATCGACCCGCACACCCACATGCAACTGCCGTTCATGGGCACGGTGGCCAGCGAGGACTTTTTCAGTGGCACCGCCGCGGGCCTGGCCGGGGGCACTACCTCGATCATCGACTTCGTTATCCCCAATCCGCAGCAATCGCTGCTCGAGGCCTTCCATACCTGGCGTGGCTGGGCGCAGAAGAGCGCGAGCGACTACGGCTTCCATGTCGCCATCACCTGGTGGAGCGAGCAGGTCGCCGAGGAGATGGGCGAGCTGGTGGCCAAGCACGGGGTGAACAGCTTCAAGCACTTCATGGCCTACAAGAACGCGATCATGGCCGCCGACGACACCCTGGTGGCCAGCTTCGAACGCTGCCTGCAACTGGGCGCGGTGCCGACAGTGCACGCCGAGAACGGCGAGTTGGTCTATCACCTGCAGAAGAAGCTGCTGGCCCAGGGCCTAACCGGGCCCGAGGCGCATCCGCTGTCGCGCCCGTCGCAGGTCGAGGGCGAGGCCGCCAGCCGCGCCATCCGCATCGCCGAGACCCTTGGCACGCCGCTGTACCTGGTGCATGTCTCCAGCCGCGAGGCGCTGGATGAGATCACCTATGCCCGGGCCAAGGGCCAGCCGGTGTACGGCGAGGTGCTGCCGGGCCACCTGTTGCTGGACGACAGCGTCTACCGCGACCCGGACTGGGCCACAGCCGCCGGCTACGTGATGAGCCCGCCGTTCCGGCCGCGCGAGCATCAGGAGGCGCTGTGGCGCGGCCTGCAGTCGGGCAACCTGCACACCACCGCCACCGACCACTGCTGCTTCTGCGCCGAGCAGAAGGCCATGGGCCGCGACGACTTCAGCCGCATCCCCAACGGCACCGCCGGCATCGAGGACCGCATGGCGGTGCTGTGGGATGCCGGGGTGAACAGCGGGCGCCTGTCGATCCACGAGTTCGTCGCGCTCACCTCCACCAACACCGCGAAGATCTTCAACCTGTTCCCGCGCAAAGGCGCCATCCGCGTCGGCGCCGACGCCGACCTGGTGCTGTGGGATCCGCAGGGCACGCGCACGATCAGCGCCCAGACCCATCACCAGCGGGTCGACTTCAACATCTTCGAAGGCCGCACCGTGCGCGGTATCCCCAGCCATACCATCAGCCAGGGCAAGGTGCTCTGGGCAGATGGCGACCTGCGCGCCGAGCCGGGCGCGGGGCGCTATGTGGAGCGGCCGGCGTACCCATCGGTGTACGAGGTGCTGGAGCGGCGTGCCGAGCATCAGCGGCCGACACCGGTTCAGCGCTGA